From the genome of Nicotiana sylvestris chromosome 1, ASM39365v2, whole genome shotgun sequence:
gaatcccgtggttctagcacgatcgcttaaattgttataatggataaatatctgattttaatatttgttataacttgtgtgcttttattaggtttaaaccgcttttattattatttattttttatggaattgcaacgtcgtgaaaatgcatttcgaatcacgtcacaatcaatacgCCCgtagttgttaatacattccgacttcgttgagatttggatttgggtcacataaatgcgcacccgaatttaagaatgcaatttaattaaatcgcgcctaaagagtctaacgcgttattatctttggggaagacagtgaaattcactaaacagtccatcccaaattctaagtattttattatgaccaattattgagggccccgcaatttacatttttatttggcgaggctcgtttcattattttttttttaaaaaaaggataatcttagaatgactacattttctattttttgtttgcctctaaaataaatgaagaaaaggtcctactttatttacatactttcgagtttaTTATAGTTAAGTTCCGAAAGTGAGTCGTTAAATCTGAAAACGATACAATAAGAGCAGTTGATTAACAATTATGGGCCCAGGTCCGATGTATAAGGGGTAAAACTGGACTTGTGCCATCCTCATTTAGATTTTGGGCTTAGCTGAATGACTCTACACATGTTCGACCTTTACAAATCCGAAATGAAAGTGGTACCTAATGAAAACCATTTTTACGGATTCAGATGAACAAATTTTTAACTAAAATAGTTTGAACTATTGAGTAATCGCCTAAAGCCTGATACGTATTTGGAAACATGCTGTTTAATCGACCAAATTGAACTAGCAAAATGCTACAATTAACTGTCAGTCCATTTAAGCTAAAAGCCTACGGGGAAATAGTTTACGACTTAAACTGCTATAGGATAAAGCCCATGTTATACATAAACGACAACCAACCGATTCTAGTTCATGCAACTAGCTAACATATATACAATGAGATTCAATGTGTAAACAGAGTTTACATAGGCAGTGCATAAAATGTTTAAATGCAGACAATACAAAAACTACACTAAACTATAGCATCAAATTTTTCCCATTTCTCGCATTTatgcttcgagtagcttacaagatgtacCCGTGTattcagtttgtgtacctggtatttggaagaGTAAAGAAAGGAGATGAAGATCAATGGAAGCAGCAGTAGATGTTCAGCAAATAACAATAGCcaacagcagcagtagcaacaagGCAGAATAAACCCCAGTGAACAAACAGAAATAAACCAATGAACATAATGCTAATATCCACCAAAACAGACCCGGGAGACTCAATTGAGACCCGAAAATACCAATGTTGATCGCAGGCAGAAAACATGTGAAATctgaaataaaagtgaaaaagTAATTCCTGATTTTCGGATGCTCAAAGAAAGAAACCTAGGTTTCAATAGAACAAAGCAGGTAGTGATGATTTCAAAACAGAAAAGTGAAGGAAAGCAGAATTTTCAGCTTCAATAGAgcaaacaaatatttttttttgtttattgtcTTCTTAGGATTGAAGTCCAGGAATGAGCTTTCTTTTCTTTGCAAGATCAGCTCCCTTGGGTTCTCACCACTCTTTCTGAATGTCCTCAGCCCTTTTTTCCCTCCCCCCTCTTTCTGTTTTTTGGTTCTCTTTTTATATCTGTTAGAAGAGAAGAACCCCTCCTCAAAAACAGGCTGCCCATGGCTTAAAATAAACCCTCATGGCTGTCATTTCCACTTAGGATCCTCTAGGCATGGAGtttttttccctattttaatcTTCTGAAGTTCAAAATGTAGTGAATATCCTACtgtacagcaggttccactacCATTCTCATGTGCATTTTCAGCCTTTATCATCAAGCCCATGCTGTTACTGATTTCCAGCTACTAAAGGTACTTAACATATTATCACTCCCACTATTGATCAATtaatttcattagtttaattaatattttagtaccctactgtcagcccactaACACTTAAACATTTCAAAAACTTTTAAAACCCCGGAATACCCCTGAAACTCCTGTGATTTATTGTATTGCCCTTAATCTTAGAAGTCTGAAGTTATAGCCTATGAACTTACTCCTAAGACTGGTTTAAGGTTAACTTACAGttctacagctataaccaattcattcATTCATTGATTCAAACTCAGTCAAACAGGAGAGTTAATCCAATGGCATGAGTAggtcatattgggaaccaatcctgaccAAATCAAAGCCAAAGGATCAAGCAGGCAACTGAGAATGCAAACAAAGATCAAAACTATACTGAAACCAACATATTGATACGAGTTTTCTTAACATAGAGAAAAGGAATCATGCCAGAAATTCTACTGGAATGGGCAGACTCATGTTTTTTCTAGTTTTCGAGTGAATTTAGTTGACGACACTTACTTAATTGACCATATGAGCTACAACAGATAGCTAACAAACAATAAAATATATCAAGCAGGTCGTCAGATGGCTTTCAGTGACTTTAGATGCAACAGGGGATTTTAGCACGAACTTAACTGTCCTATGATTCTAAACAGGTTGGACACATAATTCACTGGTAAGTACAAGTAACAAACAATCAGAAGAAAAATGACTACATAAAAGGTCTTATGAAGACGGACAGAATTGAAAGAAGATAGCAgaaaaaatcaaacaaattaaCTAATCATGCAAGCAAATACAAGTAGAACACAAACAAGAACAGAAGGAAAAAAACTTATCTCGGAAGATTAAGAACAAAACGAACCAGGCTCGAACTGGACTCGCCctcttttgaggtcgaacggactttaaatgagaacacctcgattaaggtctattagacctcaacccTTCGTTTAATTGGACAAACCCCCAGGttttggatttctagggttcttggggctcagattaggggttcgagcttttctggttagatccgaaccaaaccaggcttggtttggtcacgggggaggtcaggggagtaactaGTGTGCATTTGGGGTGGATCGGCATAGGCtgaagtttggctcgaatcttcaaatgaagattcgagatgatgggGGAAGATTTGAAACCAACGGTTTGTAGATCCGtgtccagggggtcgaggtgcactaggggtgttaatctggtggtcaccggcaccgttgccgccgggtttatggtgagggggTGGAGAGGCGGCGCTTAGGGTTCTGAGGGGTGTTTGGTTCAgtctctgaattgagagagacgAGGATGAGGGagggggtctggcttagggggcgtgggggtaagggatTGGGGTTATATAGTTAGGGGGAAACTTGATCTGGATCGTTGGATCAAGAATGATCAACAGCCGAGATCTTTCACTGGGGTGAAACGACGTCGTGTGATATAAGTGAGACTGGGTCGGTCTCTGGGGTTAAGTGGGTCGGGTATCAGGCGTGGGTATGAAGacgtgatcttggccgttgatcaatctgagatcaacgacccagatcaagtatgatcaaaacgacgtcgtttggacgttctcTGAGGTTGGCTGATCTGGACCGGGCAAAACAGTGCTTTGGGCGTGATTTTGGGTCCAATTCAaatggcccaattccgatttcatccaattttaactcatttcttttcttcttctaattCCTTTTCTAAATACTAAAtctaccaaaaatcctaaaataaGTTGCAAAACTACAATTATATTAAAAGACATTAATTGACTCACACAAGATCAAACAtcaattaaacaaaatcacaccattaaacaataaaatgacaagattaccaaaaataatactttttgtgattttcattcatttaaaaaccaaatacgatttaattaattcctaatagtagaataagaTCCTAAATTTACAcgcaacatatattttttgtattttttaattaataaaataaacaatcacagacaaaaactacaaataactatcaaaaaatgccacgcaaattcttAAAATTGTACACAAagacaatttgttttatttttcgatttcttttggagtgattgtcgtggaaacaaaaatcacgtgctcacagccatTATGTTGCAAGTCAGGTGTGTGAGTTGTATTTATGTGAAATTATCCCTTTTTGCTACTGTAttaatgaatacagtagcttaaatataTCTACTACATCTTATAATAACAGAAAatgtatctacaatccgtaatatagcaaatagtatctatagatagctaattaccactaaaagatagtgctttatgaaaatttctcaagatttaataaaagagGAAGTCTAGAAAAGATCATAATTTGGTAAAATAGATTAGCAAGAGTAGGATTTCATCTAATATTATTGACTTAAGCTTGTATCAGAATTACGGCAAAGGAAGAAACAGAGGAAGAACAAAATTTCCATACCACTAAggtatttaatttattttatttcaacaAACATAGTTTCTATCAGCTTATCAAGCAGTGATCTCTCGAATACTGAggagggaaaatattttcggaagaAACAGAGGAAGAACAAAAATCGAAACTTTATGCAAGTAAAATCCTCAGATACAGATAAATCCTCAGTTTCCTTATTGTATAACGTCTCCAGGCAAAGATATAACTTTACCATGTTGGTCTAAATATAACAGATGGATCCCTATCTTCTTTACTGTAACTTCTTCAGACCATGCTTCTATCCTTTCCCCACCTTTAATCATCTCGCCATCAAAACGTTCATTTAAGGCCATCAAAAGCCTTATGTAAGCAATATCTCTATGTCCATCAAAAGCCTCATGTAAGCAATATCTCCAAGGAACAATTACAGTCTCTTTATGGGCAATACTAATCTTGTAGCATGGATAAGGGGCTGCATCCAAAGAGTCGATAACAAACCAGAGAACCATTCCTAAGAAGTTATACTCGTCATTATTATGTGTCGGCATAGTCAAACACATAGATGAAGCTGTTACTTGATTCCTGCACCATTCTGGAATCTCCTTGCATTCGAGAAAAATTTCTAAATCAAGCTGCATCGGACAAAAACTCAAGATCATTaatatgagagagagagagagagagagagagagagagagagagtctgACCTGATCTTCGTGTTCTTTAGATTGAAATGCTCGAGTAGGTGCATTAAAGAAGCCTTCATTGAATGGATTCTGCAGAGAACTACAATTAATCATATTAAACCGCTCTATAGAAGGGAGGTTGTCCAACTCTGTAATCTTGACCAATTTTTGACAATTTTTAAGTTCAAGATATCGAAgattttctaaatttgatactGATGGGAGTGTTTGAAGATTCTGACAGTCATTCAAACATAACTCTTCCAATAATCGTAACTTGGAAAAATCAAAGGGTAGACAATAGAAACTGTTGCCACTCAAATCTAAATATTTTAAGGAGGATAAGCTCCCAATATTCCTAGGAATATCAGCCTCGGATAAATTACAGTATATAAGCCTCAATACGGTCACAAAAGTTGACAAGGAATATTGTATCTGAGGGACTCCTCTTCCAGAAATACTCCTTTTGGCCTCTATCTTTCGACCTCCCACTCCCAATGTTTCAAGATTTCTTAGCATTTCAACAGATCTAGGCAGTTGTTTTATACCCGTATCAACTGCAGAAAGAAATCTTAGACTTTTCATATCTCCAAGGTTATCTGGCAGTGTTTTTATTGATGAGCAGTCACTAATGCTCAAGTAATTAACGGATATTAGCTGGCATATGCTGCTTGGAAGATCCGTAAGTTTTTCGCAACCAGATATATATAGTTCAATTAGTCTGGACAAATTTCCTATTGATGGATGGATCTCCATCAAACCTGAGCATTCATAGAGATACAAAGTCTCAAGACTCATTGAACCATTGAAGTTTGGAGTGCTTCTGAGTTGCTTGCAATGAGAGAGATCCAGTttcttcaaacttctacaacacTAAAAGTAAACCAAATATAGTTTCAATTAACATTTTCTTTCACTTAGGGGCAAACAGTACACATGAAATTGTAAAATTGTGTAACAAACCTGCAAATTCAATTGAAATTCTTGGATATCACTCCCCCGCATATCTAGAACTACAAGATTCACAGCTGGAAAATTTGATGGTATACATTTTAAAGGACATCTTTTCCAAGACAACCATCTGAGCTCCTTGGATAACAGCTCCAAATCTCCACTAATATGTAACTCATCCATTATAAGAACCCTAAggtttttcattttcttaaatgcTTTGGTGCTCAAGTTCAGTCCCTCAAATGCTAGTTGGTCTACCTTCAGTACTTCTACCTTTTTGGAACCCTGTAGAGTTTGGAGAAAAGATTAGTATCTTAAGACCCAGAAATTAAGAGGGAAAAATGTTTTATACCAATTCAAGGTCAAACAAAGAGGTTACACTATATgtatcaagaaaaataaacttaaaCATTAAAGGATGTAAAAAAAGAATgtaaaattgttcaaaaactaaGATGAGAGTCTTTCAAAAACTAGTTTAGCAGCACTCAATAAGTTCACACGATAATATCAATGGAAAAAACAAAGATAAACAAACAGAACAAATTGCATCCAGAAACCTGACAATAGTACTATTAAATACTAGATTTTAAAGAACAACTAGAAAAATACTTACTAACCAGAGAGGAAGCACAAAATGAATTCACTTCTTATGATGACAATATAAATTATAAGCAATAAGtaattaaattgaaaaaaaaatattataaccAAGATAAAGGATAAAAGATTTACTGACTTTATTTCCTTGTAGAACATCACGGACTTCGTGAGGGATGAATAATCTACTCCGTTTTCCAGGGTCTCGAGCTGATTCCATGCGAACGACTTCTCTTCCCATATCTCGCACTAAATCATGCATCTCCAAAATATTCCAAGATCTTTGGAGCAAGTGTTTTTGGACTAAAGTTGCAATTGCACTTTTAGCATGAAAGCCACATGCATTTACCATTTCAGTAACTTCATGCTCATAAAACCCATGGAAGGCGCATGCAATATCGAGGAAAACAGTCTGTGTTTCATCATCAAGTCCATCAAAGCTTATCTTGAGAATCTTTTGGATATCACAATGAGGAATTGATTTTAGTTTTTCGAATTCATATCCCCATTCTTCTATAGAACTTCCTTGTAAATGTGACCCCAATGTCACAAGAGCTAATGGTAGCCTACCAGAATATCTGATTATGGCTTGTGCCAAATTAACATAATCTTCTGGTGGAAAATGACTATCAAAAGCATGCCAACAAAAAAGTAACATAGCTTCATTGTCATTTAATAGTTTGGCCTCATATCTCTCTTTTTCTCCAAACCGACATAGCAATCGCTTGTCTCGGGTGGTAGTGATTATTAAACTACCCGAACCAAACCAGCTTCTTTCTCTTATTAAGGATTCTAATTGGTTTCTGTGGTCCACGTCATCAAGAACAATTAGAACCTTCTTTGACTCGAGTCTTGCTTTGATTAGATTGATGCCTTGAGCGACACTGCCAACTTTGATGTCCTTATTTTTGAGTACTTGTTGAAGAAGTTTCTCTTGTAGCTTGACAAGACCAAATTCTTCAGCTTCTGATCTAACATCCGAAAGGAAGCAACTACTGTCGAAGAGTCGAAACATTTGATTGTAGATAGCTTTTGCTAGAGTTGTTTTCCCTATGCCACCAACTCCGTGAATACCAATCATGCGAACTCCATCTTCACATTCATTTTGCAATAACAACTCTATATCTTTGACACGAGAATCTACTCCAACTGGGTGCCAAGCAACATCTAGAGGTGTCTGGTTAACCTCTTGTAGGACTTGCTGTATAATTTTTTCAATAAACTTTGATTCATGCCTACAAATTTTTTagcaaaaacaaaaaattaaaagaaatactACTCCGGTTACTAAAACTttgatatttgaaaatatttgACGGACAAATCAAAATCGATAGCCAAGACATAACCCAGTGGGATGAATCTAAGCAACAAAACAGATAACTTACGGCGTCATATAGTATACTTTAAGAAATAATTTAAGTTATAAATATTGATAGTGTAAATATTTCGATATTATCAATGTATAGAACTTAAACTCTTTTGAACAGTTAGTATCACATCCTATAAACAATTGAACAAATAACAAATGAAACCATATAGTTGAATCAAGAAAATGTACCCGTCAACAACATTTTGCAAATCCCATCCAGATAAATTTGCAGCTTCAGTAAGTGCAACTCTCCATTTCTCCACCCTTTGAACTCCAAATGGTCGTTCCTTGTGTTTAGCCAAAGCTTCTCCAAATAACCCAGTTTGCTTTCGTACCTCAGAAGGATCAACATCATAGAAAATAGGCAAAACCATCTGCTTTAATTTCTCTTTGCATTCAAGGATTTTAACTAGTTCATTTAGACACCAACTAGAGGAAGCATAATTTCTTGAGAAAACAATAATGGAAATTCTCGACTCTTCAATTGCTTTCTCTAGTTTACTTGAAATCACATCACCCTTTCTCAATTCCTCATCGTCAATGAAAGTATTAATTCCATCATCACACAACTTGGAATAAAGATGACCAGTGAATGTTTTTCGGGTGTCTTCACCTCTAAAACTGAGGAATACTTCATAAGAGAAGTGAGATGATTCTCCTCGAACTAATTGAGTATCCATTTGATGAATTAAGGGTTGATGAGAATGAAAGAATTAAGGGATGATTTTTTAGTAAATCTTTAGACCGAAAACACAGTATCTAATCCATGGCC
Proteins encoded in this window:
- the LOC104228956 gene encoding disease resistance protein Roq1-like isoform X2, which codes for MDTQLVRGESSHFSYEVFLSFRGEDTRKTFTGHLYSKLCDDGINTFIDDEELRKGDVISSKLEKAIEESRISIIVFSRNYASSSWCLNELVKILECKEKLKQMVLPIFYDVDPSEVRKQTGLFGEALAKHKERPFGVQRVEKWRVALTEAANLSGWDLQNVVDGHESKFIEKIIQQVLQEVNQTPLDVAWHPVGVDSRVKDIELLLQNECEDGVRMIGIHGVGGIGKTTLAKAIYNQMFRLFDSSCFLSDVRSEAEEFGLVKLQEKLLQQVLKNKDIKVGSVAQGINLIKARLESKKVLIVLDDVDHRNQLESLIRERSWFGSGSLIITTTRDKRLLCRFGEKERYEAKLLNDNEAMLLFCWHAFDSHFPPEDYVNLAQAIIRYSGRLPLALVTLGSHLQGSSIEEWGYEFEKLKSIPHCDIQKILKISFDGLDDETQTVFLDIACAFHGFYEHEVTEMVNACGFHAKSAIATLVQKHLLQRSWNILEMHDLVRDMGREVVRMESARDPGKRSRLFIPHEVRDVLQGNKGSKKVEVLKVDQLAFEGLNLSTKAFKKMKNLRVLIMDELHISGDLELLSKELRWLSWKRCPLKCIPSNFPAVNLVVLDMRGSDIQEFQLNLQNPFNEGFFNAPTRAFQSKEHEDQLDLEIFLECKEIPEWCRNQVTASSMCLTMPTHNNDEYNFLGMVLWFVIDSLDAAPYPCYKISIAHKETVIVPWRYCLHEAFDGHRDIAYIRLLMALNERFDGEMIKGGERIEAWSEEVTVKKIGIHLLYLDQHGKVISLPGDVIQ
- the LOC104228956 gene encoding disease resistance protein RUN1-like isoform X1 gives rise to the protein MDTQLVRGESSHFSYEVFLSFRGEDTRKTFTGHLYSKLCDDGINTFIDDEELRKGDVISSKLEKAIEESRISIIVFSRNYASSSWCLNELVKILECKEKLKQMVLPIFYDVDPSEVRKQTGLFGEALAKHKERPFGVQRVEKWRVALTEAANLSGWDLQNVVDGHESKFIEKIIQQVLQEVNQTPLDVAWHPVGVDSRVKDIELLLQNECEDGVRMIGIHGVGGIGKTTLAKAIYNQMFRLFDSSCFLSDVRSEAEEFGLVKLQEKLLQQVLKNKDIKVGSVAQGINLIKARLESKKVLIVLDDVDHRNQLESLIRERSWFGSGSLIITTTRDKRLLCRFGEKERYEAKLLNDNEAMLLFCWHAFDSHFPPEDYVNLAQAIIRYSGRLPLALVTLGSHLQGSSIEEWGYEFEKLKSIPHCDIQKILKISFDGLDDETQTVFLDIACAFHGFYEHEVTEMVNACGFHAKSAIATLVQKHLLQRSWNILEMHDLVRDMGREVVRMESARDPGKRSRLFIPHEVRDVLQGNKGSKKVEVLKVDQLAFEGLNLSTKAFKKMKNLRVLIMDELHISGDLELLSKELRWLSWKRCPLKCIPSNFPAVNLVVLDMRGSDIQEFQLNLQCCRSLKKLDLSHCKQLRSTPNFNGSMSLETLYLYECSGLMEIHPSIGNLSRLIELYISGCEKLTDLPSSICQLISVNYLSISDCSSIKTLPDNLGDMKSLRFLSAVDTGIKQLPRSVEMLRNLETLGVGGRKIEAKRSISGRGVPQIQYSLSTFVTVLRLIYCNLSEADIPRNIGSLSSLKYLDLSGNSFYCLPFDFSKLRLLEELCLNDCQNLQTLPSVSNLENLRYLELKNCQKLVKITELDNLPSIERFNMINCSSLQNPFNEGFFNAPTRAFQSKEHEDQLDLEIFLECKEIPEWCRNQVTASSMCLTMPTHNNDEYNFLGMVLWFVIDSLDAAPYPCYKISIAHKETVIVPWRYCLHEAFDGHRDIAYIRLLMALNERFDGEMIKGGERIEAWSEEVTVKKIGIHLLYLDQHGKVISLPGDVIQ